The genomic stretch GGAACGTGGTGAATGGGATGCAGCAATCAGCAACCGTTGCAGTGTGAGGGCTGCACAGTGGGGAACAGGCATGCAGCCTTCAGGACCACATACTTTATTCGCTTGCTGAATTAAGATGATGCTAGCACTCCCTTTGAAAGCTTGCAAGTGCCTTTTGGGCCATCCTGAGCTTCACATCCCCTCAAACGAAACCCCGATATTCAGGATTTTCCCTTGCAGCAAGCTACTTTCACCCTCTGAATTTGTCCTGCAACGGGCTTGCAAATCTTGTGGGCAGAAAGCCGCCAGCAAAACCCTCAACCGGAAAATCCCTGATCTTGACAGCATTCCAGCACTCCTTTAGACTCAGGACAGACCTTAAATCACATCCTGAAGAAAGTAGAACCATGCGCAGCCAGAAAGCCAATGCCAACACCGTCCGGTCCGTCAACCGCACCCTGCTTCTCAACCTGCTGAGGCGGGAAGGTTCCCTGTCCCGTGTGCAGCTCAAGGACCTCACCGGACTGAGCGGGGCCGCCATCACCGGCGTGGTGGCCGAACTGATCGGGGAGGGCGTGGTGATGGAAACCACGCCCCTGCCTTCCAGTGGTGGAAGACCTCCGGTGCTCCTGACCATCAATTACAAATCCCGTGCAGCCATCGGGGTGAAGCTGATGGAAAGGGAACTGACCGCTGTGCTGACCGACGCCGGAGCCAACATCGAGGCCTCAGTGGTGCTGCCCCTGTCTGCCTACGACCCGCAAACGGTGGTGGACCACATCGCGCAGGTGGTGGAGGTGCTGCTGCAGAAAACCGGGCGACCCCGCTCAGAGCTGCTGGGGGTGGGCATCGGCATGGCGGGCCTGATTGACCATGAAACCGGAACCTGCATCAACTCTCCGTATCTGAAATGGAACCATGTCCCCATTGCCCGCATGGTGGAAGAGCAGCTTTCCCTGCAAGCCATCATCGACAACGATGTGAATGCTTTTGCTGCAGCAGAGCGCCTTTTTGGCGAGGCCATCAACTGCAACCACTTCTTCGTGGTCACAGTGGGACGCGGGATTGGTTCCGGGCTGGTGCTTTCTGGTCAGACCTACCGGGGCTTTTCTGGGACGGCGGGTGAATTCGGGCATGTCACCACCGAACCCGGAGGCCGCATCTGTGAGTGTGGCAAACGGGGATGCCTGGAAGCCTACGCCTCGGACGTGTCTTTGCTGGCCCGCTACCGGGAATTGAAACCCGAAGTGCAGTCCCTGGAAGGTATGGTTGAGGCTTTTCATGAGGGCGAACCCATTGCCATGGCCCTGATCGAGGACGCTGGAAAACGCATCGGGGTGGCCCTGGCCAATGTGGTGAATTTGCTGAACCCGCAACTCATCGTGATTGGCGGAGAAGGCATCCGGCTGCCAGGGCGCTATTTTGAGCAGATGGAACAGCACCTGAGGCTCAACGTTTATCCGGGTCTGAACGTGGACCTCGACATCCGCACCGAACACTGGGGAGACGAGGGTTGGGCCAGAGGAGCGGCCAGTCTGGTGCTGCAGAGCACTTTTGATTTCAGCCTGGGCCATTCCTGAGACCCTACTCCAAAACCGTTTTGCCGTGCTGGACTGCTTTTGAACAGTCCAGCTCTTGTTGGTACAACCTGCGAAAAAACTTTATTCATGTTCTGTATTAACTCTGGACCAGGTTCAAAAATCCCACTGCAAAGCTGTGATGGTCAGGGGTTTGGCAGGTTTGAATGGAGCTGGATTGTATGCAGGCTGTCCGAATGTGCTTGTCATCTGCCAGATCTGGTGCTAGCATCACATTAGTTCAGACACAAAATAAAGTATTGGATGGGTACCCCTGGAGGCTTTGCATGGCTTTCAGATGAAACAGGCCCATCACAGGAGCCCCATGAAAAAGACACCCCTGCTGTCCCTGCTCACGTTTTTGCTGGCTTTGCCCGCCTGCAACCAGATTTCTCCCCTGCCTGTTGCTGGAACCATTCAGAAAGAAGCTGCTGGCCCCCTGATCAAGCTGATCAACACCAACAAGGCCCGTTACCTGCCCGGAGAAACCGTCACCCTGTATGTGGATCTCACCAACACCACCTCCAGCACTTTCAGTGGGTCGGTCAGCCTGTATTTCCGCAGCCTGGGACGCAGTGCAGGCGCAGATCAGGCCCAGAACATCAGCAACCTTGCCCCTGGAGCCAGCACCACCCTGACCTTCACCTGGACCCCGCCCAGCACCGACTTCAAAGGGTACCTGGTGGAAAGCTGGGTGAGGAATGCTGCAGGCAACATCCTGGACAACGGTTCGGTGGCGGTGGATGTCTCCAGCAACTGGACAAAATTTCCCCGTTATGGTTACGTCAGCGAGTTTGGCAGCGGCCTGGACGCTGGAAACCTGATGTGGCGCATGAAGAATTACCACATCAACGCCGTGCAGTTCTATGACTGGCAATGGCAGCACCACCGCCCTTACTCTGCAAATTCCAGCTGGAAAGAGATGGCCAATCGGGATGTGCTGGGCAGCACCGTCACTGCCCTGATCGACAGTGGACACAGTTTCAACATGCTGGCCATGAATTACAACCTGATTGGCGGCGGCTACGACAACTACTGGAGCGATGGCTCCGGGGCGCAGGTGGGCTGGGGCCTTTTTAAAAATGACCACGCCAGCACTCCAGCAGATCAGGACCTGCATCCCCTGCCTGCAGGATGGGCCACCCAGAAGCTCTACCAGTTCAACCCTGCCAACACCAACTGGCAAACCTACATTTTCAATGAAGAGAAGAAAGTTTTCAACAATTTCGCTTTTGACGGCTGGCACATTGATTCTCTGGGAGACCGGGGACCGCTGTGGACCTGGGACCACCAACCCGTGGACCTCAAATCCACCTTTGTGCCCTTCATCAACGCAGCAAAAACAAATTTGCAGAAACGCATGGTCTTCAACAACGTGGCGACTTATGGTCTGGATGACACCGCCCTCAGCGCCAGTGTGGATGTGGTCTACACCGAACTGTGGGACGACAGTTTCTCCGACGATTATGCAGACTTCAACACCATTGCGGACCGCATCCGGGCAAAAACCAGCAAGGGCATTGTGTTTCCGGCCTACATGAACCGGGATTACTGCAACAGCACCCCGGACGGCACCACCAGATTCTTCAACACCCCTTCCATCTTGCTGACCAATGCAGCGATCTTTGCCTCGGGGGCCACCCACCTGGAACTGGGCGACGGAGAGAACCTGCTTTGCACCGAGTACTTCCCCAACAAGAAACTGCAGATGAGCAGCGAATTGAAAAACGCCCAGCTGGATTTCTACACCTTCCAGACCGCTTATGAAAACCTGCTGATGGACGGTGCGCAGACCTCCACCCTCAGAACCGATGTCACGGGTGTGCCTTCCAGCACCACGGGCGCAGCGGGAGCAGTGTGGAAACTCCGCAAACAGAAAACCGGATTTGACATCCTGCACCTGATCAACTTCAAGAACAACCTCTCCAGCAAGTGGCGTGACAACACCGCCAGTTACCCGGTGCCCACCGTGCTGAACAACCTTCCCATCAAAATGTATTACTCGGGTTCGCTGGCCAGTGGAAAAACGCTGTGGGTGGCCTCTCCAGACCGCGACCACGGCAAGGCATACAATGTGTCTTACACCCAGGGCGCAGACAGCGGCGGAAAATACGTGTCCTTCACGGTGCCCAGCCTGAAATACTGGACCATGGCCTATCTGGAGCGCTGAGTGCTGCACAAGAATCCCGCTGCCTGAAAGTCTGGGCAGCGGGATTCTTGTCAAAAAAGAGGAACGGCAGAGGAAAAACTCACCAGCGGGTGTAGTAAAGGCTGGTGTAACGTGCCGTGGCGGTGGGGTTGTTGGAAGGATAAGCGCCCATGAAAGACTGAATGCCAGAAGAGTTGTCTCCACGCCAGTAATTCATGTAGATGTAAGTCAGGTCTGTGGGGAAGTGCGCAGAGGCCACATTGAGTGTGCCGTTGTAGGTGTTGTTGCGGTACACGTGCACGGTGTAGCCGTTTTCTGCGTAATTGAAAGACTCTGCAGGGGGAGTGCCCTTGTTCATGGTGAAAATCACGTTGCTGCCATACTTCCACTGCACCGAGGCGGTGTCCCAGTTGAACAGGGCATTGGTGTAGTTGCTGGAGGTGACAATTCCGGTTCCCACATCAATGAAACCTTCGTAGATGTATTTGTCACTGGTAGAGGTGGCCTGATAGATCACCGCCACGTGGTAGCGGGCCTTGCTGGTGGTGGTGGCTCCGGGCCAGTTGGGGATGTACTCGATGTCGATTTCCTGCCAGGCTCCGCCCCCAGTGTCCCAGCGCTTGAAGGTGAAAATGCTGGCCAGCGTCCCGGAAACGTTGTCCAGGTTGAAGGTGCCCCCGATGGTGGATCTGGGCTGGGCCAGACGTTGCTTGGTTTTCAGTTCGGCACAGCGGGTTCCGGTGGTGTTGAGCTGCAAGTTCAGTTTGACACTGGCCTGGGCGTTCACATCCGGGAAGGCATTGGCCGGTTTGAAAGTGCAACCAAAAGGGGCTCCGTTGTTGTTGTCAATGGCCTGCCAGAGGTCGGCATTGTACCCCCAGTAAGAGAAATCATCCACAAAACTGCCACCCCCCCAGGCCTGGCCAGCACCGGGAGTGCCACTGTCGGCTTGCTTCTGAATGGTGCTGGAGGAGGGATTGGAGGTCTGGCTGCAGGCAACAAGGAACAAGAGTGAAGACAGGATCAGGGACTTTTTCATGGGAACTCCTTTCAAAACACAGGCAAAACACAGGCAGACCTGTCCTGTTGAGGACTTCAACAGGACATCAGAGAAAAGGATGGTGCAACAGGACAGGCTGCACATCGACCTGCTGAAGGGGGTCAACAGGCCATCTCACAGGGCAGAAGACCAGAGGGCTGGATGCAAGAAGGTGGTTTGTTTTGGCTGTGAACACACCTTATACCAAGAAAAGCTTTTCCGCAAGAGGTGTTTTTCATTTCATGGCTTCGAGACCATTTAGCAATACCGAAAAGGACAAAAAATCCATTTCACACGCATTAAAAGTTGAATAGACATTTTTCCTCCTTTCATTCCAGCAAGAATCTGGCCTTCACACCCTGTCTTGATCGCTAAAATGCAAGAAAAGGTTTTCAGAAAATTCAACAAAAATTGCAGGTGATTTTCACCTTTCTGCACACTGTTTCTGTCTTTTCAGGATTTTGCGTTTCAAAGCACGGTGGTTTCCACCAGAGCAGCCTTCAGGGTCCAGAACCACACAGCAGGCTCCAGGCATCTGCCATCAGGTCTGCCATGCCCTGCACACCCATCTGCTGCACCAGGGCAGGCACGTCTGGACCACTCTGGTTTTCCAGCAGCCACAAAGCACCCTCCACACAATCCAGCGCTTCTGTGCGGTGTAACTGCAGGATGTTCAGGTCTGCCTCCGACAGCTGGGCAGGCAGAGGGGAAAGCCTCAGGGCCAGAGCAGGAGACAGCGGCAACAGGTGCTGGTGGGCACGGTGCAGGGCCTGCAACAGGTGTTTGTGGTCTGTCGGGGTGCTGCCCAGTTGCAACAGCAGGTGGGTTTCCTGCAACTGGTAGCACAGGGCATCTTTGCGGTCTTCCCCCAGCTGTGTCGTCATGGTTCCATGCTAAACCCTGGGCCTTACAGTTCACTGACATTCTGGTGTGCCCAAAAAAGGCCTGACAGACGGCAAAGAAGCAGGCCAGCGGAATGCAAATCCGCTGGCCTGCGAAAAATCACTTGCTGAACTGCAGCCAGTTCACATTGAATGCGGTGCTCTGCGGAAAGACCACGTAAAGTTTCTTCACCCCTGCCCCCACCTGTGCGGGAACGGTGACGGTTTGCCAGTTCTGCCAGCCTCCGGTGCCAGGCACTTTGGCCGTGGCAATCACCGGGCCATCCAGACTGCCTTCATGAATTTCGATGGTGCCGCCCTGGTTGGCACTGGCCACCCGCACGCTCAGGGAAGTGGCTCCGCCCTCTGCAAAATCCACCTCATCGAACACGAGATGATCTCCATTGTCAATCCAGCCAACATCCTGACCGAGCCCCTCATCGGTGCAACCTTCTTTCTGCACCCCTTTCATGCTGCTGTAGCTTTCGGCCTCGATGCGTTTGAAGGCATTTCTGGGTGGGAATTTGGGGGCAGGCGGCGCAGGATTTTCGCTGCCCATGCCACTCCACTTGTAGGTCGCCAGCGCACCTGCAGGCAACGTGGCGTAAAAGCTGGATCCGTATTCCTTGACCTTGAAGGTGATGGGGTCTGAACCGTTGTTCAACACAATCAGGGCTTTGCTGCCATCCGGGTTTTTGAAGGCCACCGTTTGCAAATCGGTGGGCTCTGCCAGATTGTAGGTGGCAGAATCAATGCGGTAAGCGCCCTGACGGACGGCCTTGCCGTAATGCCCGAACACGTAGTAGTCCACATAGGGTTTCACTTCTCCAGTGTCCTGATCAATGGAAATCAGGCCTGCACAGGTTCCGCATCCGCCCGCGTGGGGATTGCCGCTGGGATCAAGGGCAAGGCCCCACATCACCACGGTCTTGGCCCAGTTGCGGGGTGCCCCGATGATCAGGTTGCTGGCCACCCACTTGATGTTGTCGGCAAAGCCGGGACGCCAGGTGCCCCCGGAGCACTCTGTAAAGTAGGTGCCCAGGTCCGGGTAGGTGTCATGAATCTGGTTCTGGGCTTTGACATCTCCGCCGTAACAGTGCCACGCGGTTCCGGCAATGAACGGTCTGGCCTTTGCATCGCTTAAAGCCTGGATGGGGTAGTCATACTCGTCCCAGTTGTGGTCCCACACCAGGATCCTGGTGTCGATGTTGTTCTTCTGAAACAGTGGCCCGATATGGTCCCGGATGATCTCGGCCTGCTCACGGGGTTCGATGCGCATGCCAGGGTAATTGTCGGGTTCGTAGTGGGGTTCGTTCTGCAGGGTGATGGCATCAATGGCAATGCCGTGTTGCCCGTAAGCCTGAATGAACTTCAGGAAGTAGCTGGCGTAGGCCTCCCGGAATTCGGACTTCAGGCTGCCCTTGATCAGGCTGTCGGTGGTTTTCATCCAGCCAGGAGGGCTCCATGGGGAAGCCATGAATTTCAGGTCTCTGTTGATGGCCTGCGCTTCTTTGATGGTCGGAATGATGTATTCCTCATCGTGCGCAATCGAGAATTTCTTCAGCTCCGGGTCGGTCTCGCCTTTGGCCAGATCGTCGTAGCTGTAGTGGTTCAGGGCCAGATCGCTCGATCCAATGGGAATGCGGGTGTAATCCAGTCCGATGCCTTTTTCAGCATCAAAGAGCATTTCCAGTGCGGCTTTGCGCTGCTGTGCACTGAGTTTTTTCTGCAAGAGCCAGGTGCTGGAGTCGGTGAAGGCAGCCCCCACCCCTTCCATCTGCTGGTAAGTGCGCCCTTCATCTATGGTGATGGTGGGGTACATTTCCCCACCGTCCTGAGCAAAACTGAGCGCACTTTCCGCAGAGAGCAGTTTGCTCTGGTCCGGGGTGGTCAGCCATTCCTGCACAGGACTGGCCAGAGGGGCATTTTGCAGGGCAAGGCTGCTGCCCAGCAGCAGGCAGGTCAAAACAAGGGTGGCAGATCTGGGGGTCATGGAAACTCCTGAAGCAGGACAGGGCAGCAGGGGTTCTGCAGCAACCTGTTCTGCACATGATGGATTTTTCTGGAAACGTTTGCATTGATTATAGGAAAAATTTTCTCGCTTTGCAAGCCAGGAAAACAAAGTCTGCACAAGCGCCATTCCATTTGAGAGAAATCACTTCCAGGTAATCCTTTTATGGGCATGAATCGCAACGTCTTCCCATGACACCTCAACCAACACATAGGCAAATCACTGAAAACGATTTTATTGAACTTCAATCCGCACTCCACTCTGCGGTGTCATGGGATCACGCTGTTCACTAAACAAATCTTCTCCATGCCTCTCTTTCGAACCCTGAGTTCACGGCCATGGGTTCTTCGTTTTCAGAAAGCATATCGCGTTCTGAGCACATAAATTCCGCCTTTAAACCCAAAGGGAAGGCAGCCTACTCCTGTAGATCTGACACGGTTTTCTTGAAACACTTCCGAAACGGAATTGACAGTTTGCTAAACAGATGCTATGGTCAAAACACCTTTGCTGTGCCATGTTCAACCCGTCCAGACGGGTGCTTTCTGCTGGTGGCCTGCTGTTGCAGGTCACGGCAATCTTCCCGTCTGCCCTTTCCACCTTTGCTTTGACATCCCCCGGAGGATTCATGCACCTGACGCGCACCACCCCGCTGGTTCTGGTTCTCACTGCAGCCCTGCTGGCCTGCAATGCCCAGGTTCCCCCTGCCCCCAAAGCCCCACCCACGGCCCGCAACGACAACGCCAGAATGACCGCCGAAATGGGGGGCACCCTTGTGCTGGACGTGCTTTCCAACGACACCCCCAGCAGCGGCAATACCCTGGACGCAAGCACCCTGGACCTTGATCCGCAAACGGCAGGGCAGCAAAACACCTTCAGCACCGCAGCAGGCACCTTCAAGCTGGAGGCAGGCAAAATCACCTTCACCGCCCAGACTGCAGAAGATGCCACCTCCACTGCGCATTACACCGTGCAGGATTCAGGAAAAGCCACCTCCTCAGCAGCTTCCATCACCGTGACCCTGACCAAAGCCGCTCCCGTCACCTCTGCCCTGTTCTCTTTTGAAACCGGTACGGACGGATGGAAACCCATCAAGCCCGAAAGCGGCAGTGTGGAGCAGACCGCCGACTTCCACACCGATGGCACAAAAGGCCTGCTGATCCACTCGGTCAGCACAGACGGAGACTGGTTCAGCGTGGTGAAGGACCTCTCTCTGGAAGGCAAAACCACCCTGACTTTTGACCTGAAAACCGGCGCTGCAGGCACCTCCTACAATGTGGCCCTGCAAACCGGAGCAGGCTGGAAATGGTGTCAGGGGTCAGACTGGACCTGGGTGGATGCTGGAAAAACCGTCACGGCCAGCATCGACCTTTCAAAAGTGTCCTGCGATGGGACCGCTCCTGACCTGAGCGCCGTGCACGCCATCAATGTGTTTTTCAGCAAAGGTGACTTTTACATCGATAAGGTGGACGCGAAATGACCCTGAAACCCCTTCCCCGTTTTGCTGGACTGTTGGCCCTGATGGCCCTCTCGGCCTGCAACACCCTGCCCCCTCCTCTCACCGTGGTGAATCTGGTGGATGCCCATGCCGATGACCGCACCCGTTCTCTCTTTGATCACCTGAATGCCATCCGGGGCAAAGGTGTGATTTTCGGGCACCAGCATGCCACCACCGAGGGCGTGTCCATCACGACCCATGACGGCAGCGAATCCGAAGTCAAAAATGCCGTGGGTGATTTTCCGGGCATGTTCGGGTGGGACACCCTCAGCCTGGAAGGGTTTGAGAAACCCGGGGTGTACGGAGGCTCTGCAGAACAGAAAAAACAGAGCCGCGACAACCTGATCTCTGTGATGAAGAAAGCCTACGCAGCAGGCGGGGTGCTGACCCTCAGTTCCCACATGCCCAACTTCGTGACCGGGGGGAACTTCTACGACACCAAAGGCAGTGTGCTCTCACACATCCTACCCGGAGGCGACAAACACGCCCAGTACACCGCATTTCTGGACATGATTGCTGACTTTGCAGTGAAGCTAAAAGACGACAGCGGCAAGGCCATTCCGGTGATTTTCCGGCCTTTCCACGAGCAGAACGGCGGCTGGTTCTGGTGGGGCGCTCCTTACCGCACTGCGGAGCAATACCAGGAAATTTACCGTTTCACCGTGGAGTACCTGCGGGATGTCAAAAACGTGCACAACTTCCTGTATGCCTTCTCTCCGGGCAGTCCTTTCAACAGCACAGAAAGCACCTTCCTGGAAACCTACCCCGGAGACGACTATGTGGACATTCTGGGCTTTGACACCTACTACGACAGCAAAACCCAGGGCTGGTTTCAGGGCGCAGTGCAGGACGCAAAACTGATTTCAAAGCTGGCCGACCAGAAAGGCAAAGTGTCCGCCTTCACCGAGTTTGGCCACTCGGGCCTGAAAAGCACAGGAACCCAGGACCTGAACTTCTTCACCAAATTGCTGGCCGCCCTGCAATCGGACCGGGATGCAAGCCGCATGGCCTACATGCTGACCTGGGCCAACTTCAGTTCAGATGCACTTTTTGTGCCTTACAAGAACGCGCCTGGACTGGGGGACCATGAACTGCTGCCAGACTTCACAGAGTATTACAAAGACCCCTACACCCTGTTCAGCAAAGAGGTGGGCAAGTCGGACGCTTACACCCGCAAGGTGAACACCGCAGCAGAGCAGCCTTTCATGCATGTGGTTTCTCCCACCGGCCAACAGATCCTGTCCAGCAAGGTCAAAACCACCCTGCGGGTGAAGGTGTTGAACCAGCAGGTGCAAAAAGTCACTTATCTGGTGGGCAGTGATCCCACCGAACACGAGATGACCCTTGATGCCACTTCTGCACTGGGCTATTACACCGCAGAATGGCAACCCGATGCTGCACTGGACGAAACCGCCACCACCCTGACCGTGAAGGTGTACGCGGCTGGCGGCAAGGTGATGCAGCAAAATGTCACCCTCTACATTGGCGATGCGGCAGGCGAAACCAGCCCCCTCACCGTGGATTCCTTTGACCGGTACAAGGGCAGCAACTCCCTGCTGGACGCAGCTTACAGCCCTGCAGGAGACCTCAACACCATCACACTGGACGGTGCGCACAAAGGCGAGGGCAATTATGGCCTGAAATTCCAGTACACCCTGGCCGGGCAGGGCTACACCGGAGAGGTCAAGAACCTGGCCGGAGCAGACTGGTCTGCGGCCAGCAAACTCAGGTTGTGGCTGCAGCCAGACGGCAGCAACAACAAACTGGTCTTGCAGGTGAATGCCAGTGGCATCTCTTTTGAAGCCTATCCATCACTGGCAGGCACTGTGGCTGGATGGCTGGAGATTCCCTTCAACAGCTTCACAGTGGCCCCCTGGGACACCAGCAATGCAGGCAAAACCCTCGGTGGAGACCTCCTGAAAGACATTCGCGCTTTTGGCATCTACATCAACCGAAACGAGGGCAACCCTGCTTCTGGCACCCTGTACCTGGACGAGATCAAAGCCCAGCCCTGAAGCAAAAAGCAAGGCTAAGGCCTCTCAAAGGACCGGTTGCAACCGGTCCTTTTCAGTTCGGGGCCGCATCAAATGCAGGGAGCACCTGCCACCAGGTCGATCCACAGGCAGAAAATGAAAGCCCTTACAAAACCTGAAGGCCATCAAAGCTGCAGCTTCATTCCGGCAACCCGCAGAACCTGCTCCAGTTCAGGCAACTGCACCGTGGGCACCAGCAACACAAAACCCTGAATGATGTTCCCGGAAAGCTGCAACACATACATCTGGTGGGATTTGCGTTCTGCCGCCATCTGGGTGATGCAGTCCAGCAATTCCTCCTCGTCCTGGGCTTCAGGATCACAGCCAAACACCTCATGGGCCACACGCAGGAGTTCGGGCCTGGAAAAACTCTGAAAGCGGGGACCAAACGGCTGGAACAGATCTGAAAGCTGGCAGCACCTGCGGGCCACTTCCGGGGGAACATCGTAAACATGGTGGGTGGGCAGGACGTGCATGGTTCGGTTCTCCAATCCTGAAACAGGGGCGTTGATCTGATCATGCACCCCAGGATGTCACCAGAAACCTGCAGCCAACCATGAAAAAGTGTTAATGA from Deinococcus roseus encodes the following:
- a CDS encoding carbohydrate-binding protein, translated to MTPRSATLVLTCLLLGSSLALQNAPLASPVQEWLTTPDQSKLLSAESALSFAQDGGEMYPTITIDEGRTYQQMEGVGAAFTDSSTWLLQKKLSAQQRKAALEMLFDAEKGIGLDYTRIPIGSSDLALNHYSYDDLAKGETDPELKKFSIAHDEEYIIPTIKEAQAINRDLKFMASPWSPPGWMKTTDSLIKGSLKSEFREAYASYFLKFIQAYGQHGIAIDAITLQNEPHYEPDNYPGMRIEPREQAEIIRDHIGPLFQKNNIDTRILVWDHNWDEYDYPIQALSDAKARPFIAGTAWHCYGGDVKAQNQIHDTYPDLGTYFTECSGGTWRPGFADNIKWVASNLIIGAPRNWAKTVVMWGLALDPSGNPHAGGCGTCAGLISIDQDTGEVKPYVDYYVFGHYGKAVRQGAYRIDSATYNLAEPTDLQTVAFKNPDGSKALIVLNNGSDPITFKVKEYGSSFYATLPAGALATYKWSGMGSENPAPPAPKFPPRNAFKRIEAESYSSMKGVQKEGCTDEGLGQDVGWIDNGDHLVFDEVDFAEGGATSLSVRVASANQGGTIEIHEGSLDGPVIATAKVPGTGGWQNWQTVTVPAQVGAGVKKLYVVFPQSTAFNVNWLQFSK
- a CDS encoding ROK family protein gives rise to the protein MRSQKANANTVRSVNRTLLLNLLRREGSLSRVQLKDLTGLSGAAITGVVAELIGEGVVMETTPLPSSGGRPPVLLTINYKSRAAIGVKLMERELTAVLTDAGANIEASVVLPLSAYDPQTVVDHIAQVVEVLLQKTGRPRSELLGVGIGMAGLIDHETGTCINSPYLKWNHVPIARMVEEQLSLQAIIDNDVNAFAAAERLFGEAINCNHFFVVTVGRGIGSGLVLSGQTYRGFSGTAGEFGHVTTEPGGRICECGKRGCLEAYASDVSLLARYRELKPEVQSLEGMVEAFHEGEPIAMALIEDAGKRIGVALANVVNLLNPQLIVIGGEGIRLPGRYFEQMEQHLRLNVYPGLNVDLDIRTEHWGDEGWARGAASLVLQSTFDFSLGHS
- a CDS encoding glycosyl hydrolase, giving the protein MTLKPLPRFAGLLALMALSACNTLPPPLTVVNLVDAHADDRTRSLFDHLNAIRGKGVIFGHQHATTEGVSITTHDGSESEVKNAVGDFPGMFGWDTLSLEGFEKPGVYGGSAEQKKQSRDNLISVMKKAYAAGGVLTLSSHMPNFVTGGNFYDTKGSVLSHILPGGDKHAQYTAFLDMIADFAVKLKDDSGKAIPVIFRPFHEQNGGWFWWGAPYRTAEQYQEIYRFTVEYLRDVKNVHNFLYAFSPGSPFNSTESTFLETYPGDDYVDILGFDTYYDSKTQGWFQGAVQDAKLISKLADQKGKVSAFTEFGHSGLKSTGTQDLNFFTKLLAALQSDRDASRMAYMLTWANFSSDALFVPYKNAPGLGDHELLPDFTEYYKDPYTLFSKEVGKSDAYTRKVNTAAEQPFMHVVSPTGQQILSSKVKTTLRVKVLNQQVQKVTYLVGSDPTEHEMTLDATSALGYYTAEWQPDAALDETATTLTVKVYAAGGKVMQQNVTLYIGDAAGETSPLTVDSFDRYKGSNSLLDAAYSPAGDLNTITLDGAHKGEGNYGLKFQYTLAGQGYTGEVKNLAGADWSAASKLRLWLQPDGSNNKLVLQVNASGISFEAYPSLAGTVAGWLEIPFNSFTVAPWDTSNAGKTLGGDLLKDIRAFGIYINRNEGNPASGTLYLDEIKAQP
- a CDS encoding Ig-like domain-containing protein codes for the protein MFNPSRRVLSAGGLLLQVTAIFPSALSTFALTSPGGFMHLTRTTPLVLVLTAALLACNAQVPPAPKAPPTARNDNARMTAEMGGTLVLDVLSNDTPSSGNTLDASTLDLDPQTAGQQNTFSTAAGTFKLEAGKITFTAQTAEDATSTAHYTVQDSGKATSSAASITVTLTKAAPVTSALFSFETGTDGWKPIKPESGSVEQTADFHTDGTKGLLIHSVSTDGDWFSVVKDLSLEGKTTLTFDLKTGAAGTSYNVALQTGAGWKWCQGSDWTWVDAGKTVTASIDLSKVSCDGTAPDLSAVHAINVFFSKGDFYIDKVDAK
- a CDS encoding glycoside hydrolase family 66 protein, with product MKKTPLLSLLTFLLALPACNQISPLPVAGTIQKEAAGPLIKLINTNKARYLPGETVTLYVDLTNTTSSTFSGSVSLYFRSLGRSAGADQAQNISNLAPGASTTLTFTWTPPSTDFKGYLVESWVRNAAGNILDNGSVAVDVSSNWTKFPRYGYVSEFGSGLDAGNLMWRMKNYHINAVQFYDWQWQHHRPYSANSSWKEMANRDVLGSTVTALIDSGHSFNMLAMNYNLIGGGYDNYWSDGSGAQVGWGLFKNDHASTPADQDLHPLPAGWATQKLYQFNPANTNWQTYIFNEEKKVFNNFAFDGWHIDSLGDRGPLWTWDHQPVDLKSTFVPFINAAKTNLQKRMVFNNVATYGLDDTALSASVDVVYTELWDDSFSDDYADFNTIADRIRAKTSKGIVFPAYMNRDYCNSTPDGTTRFFNTPSILLTNAAIFASGATHLELGDGENLLCTEYFPNKKLQMSSELKNAQLDFYTFQTAYENLLMDGAQTSTLRTDVTGVPSSTTGAAGAVWKLRKQKTGFDILHLINFKNNLSSKWRDNTASYPVPTVLNNLPIKMYYSGSLASGKTLWVASPDRDHGKAYNVSYTQGADSGGKYVSFTVPSLKYWTMAYLER